A single genomic interval of Pseudochaenichthys georgianus chromosome 3, fPseGeo1.2, whole genome shotgun sequence harbors:
- the LOC117441003 gene encoding retinoblastoma-like protein 2 isoform X1 — protein sequence MDNRPHGNQGQSMFGPSDRLTAEFRACCRDPTDAIETRLRFMLQTFLQHHKDTNKNKNNHLAEKSCCAAAIWYYRILENILSQEKERLDIKDGSQVCAAIGRRQSNHHLQRRTRRWAANDVGATTQLKTLTGRQTATVLLELDLFQRCLVACCLEISLFSSSLPYEFPLLLQVLTLAPYHFIKVIELVLRAERCLPRDVVTHLAQSEERVLESLAWTTDSPLWKAISANEGHLPTCQQVMPPARIEGQNQTDFQPDRNPPGDMSVEFSFGAEASSNTETRPPRSNSLHLFARKVYMLMGKRLEKLCSTLGISEELRLKIWTCFEHSLVHFTDLTKDRHLDQLLMCAIYMIAKITNVKMSFKHIIHCYESQPLASRSVCKSVLISGQDTETLLNGNNNNGHPAHGFPTPDSPLSHYPPAQEERVNLIRFYDNIYTGKMHDCADQFDPASGRDTPPLSPYPCQGRGGRASRQSQQVSSSLLIFNSETPGDREEGEDEDGPPAQRLRVAESFLQRRLRSIANDREAQRDRDQLSMSQPDLH from the exons ATGGACAACCGTCCCCATGGTAACCAGGGGCAATCGATGTTTGGCCCGAGTGACCGACTGACCGCTGAGTTCAG GGCCTGCTGCAGAGATCCAACCGACGCGATTGAAACCAGACTGAGATTCATGCTGCAAACATTTCTGCAACACCACAAGGACACgaacaagaacaagaacaacC ATCTAGCAGAAAAGTCCTGCTGTGCGGCAGCAATATGGTATTACAGGATCCTGGAGAACATCCTCAGTCAGGAGAAGGAGAGGCTGGACATCAAGGACGGCTCG caggtgtgcgctgcgattggacgacgtcaatccaatcaccatcttcagaggcggaccaggagatgggcagccaatgatgttggagcaaccacacagctgaaaacactcacaggcagacaaacagcaacc gtcCTCCTGGAGCTGGATCTGTTTCAGCGCTGCCTGGTGGCCTGTTGTCTGGAGATTTCCTTATTCTCAAGCAGTCTACCATACGAGTTCCCTCTGCTCCTTCAGGTCCTCACACTGGCTCCTTACCACTTCATCAAG GTGATCGAGCTGGTTCTGCGGGCTGAGAGGTGTCTTCCCCGCGATGTGGTCACACACCTCGCCCAATCAGAAGAGAGAGTTCTGGAGAGTTTGGCCTGGACCACAGACTCCCCGCTGTGGAAAGCCATCAGCGCCAATGAGGGCCATCTGCCCACCTGCCAACAG GTGATGCCTCCTGCAAGAATTGAAGGTCAAAACCAGACAGACTTTCAACCTGACAGAAACCCACCTGGAGACATGTCAGTGGAGTTCAGTTTCGGAGCTGAAGCTTCTTCCAACACTGAAACCAGGCCGCCGAGAAGTAACTCCCTCCACCTGTTCGCTCGCAAG GTGTACATGTTGATGGGGAAGCGTCTCGAGAAGCTTTGTTCCACGCTGGGCATTTCTGAGGAGCTGCGACTGAAGATCTGGACGTGTTTTGAGCACTCTCTGGTTCACTTCACTGACCTCACGAAGGACCGACACCTGGACCAGCTGCTCATGTGCGCCATCTACATGATCGCTAAG ATCACCAATGTGAAGATGTCCTTCAAACACATCATTCATTGCTACGAGTCTCAACCACTTGCAAGCAGAAGT GTCTGCAAAAGTGTGCTGATTTCCGGACAAGACACGGAAACACTTCTCAACGGGAACAACA ATAATGGACACCCTGCTCACGGTTTCCCGACCCCCGACTCACCATTGTCACATTACCCCCCCGCTCAGGAGGAGAGGGTAAATCTGATCCGCTTTTACGACAACATCTACACCGGGAAGATGCACGACTGTGCCGACCAGTTTGACCCAGCCTCTGGA AGAGACACCCCCCCTCTGTCTCCTTACCCCTGtcaggggagaggagggagagcatCTCGTCAAAGCCAGCAGGTCTCCAGCAGCCTCCTCATCTTCAACTCAGAGACCCCTGGAGACCGAGAAGAAGGGGAGGATGAAGATGGTCCTCCAGCTCAGAGGCTTCGTGTTGCCGAGTCATTCTTGCAGAGGCGACTCAGGAGTATAGCGAATGATCGCGAGGCTCAAAGAGACCGGGACCAACTGTCCATGTCACAGCCTGACCTGCACtaa
- the LOC117441003 gene encoding retinoblastoma-like protein 2 isoform X2, giving the protein MDNRPHGNQGQSMFGPSDRLTAEFRACCRDPTDAIETRLRFMLQTFLQHHKDTNKNKNNHLAEKSCCAAAIWYYRILENILSQEKERLDIKDGSVCAAIGRRQSNHHLQRRTRRWAANDVGATTQLKTLTGRQTATVLLELDLFQRCLVACCLEISLFSSSLPYEFPLLLQVLTLAPYHFIKVIELVLRAERCLPRDVVTHLAQSEERVLESLAWTTDSPLWKAISANEGHLPTCQQVMPPARIEGQNQTDFQPDRNPPGDMSVEFSFGAEASSNTETRPPRSNSLHLFARKVYMLMGKRLEKLCSTLGISEELRLKIWTCFEHSLVHFTDLTKDRHLDQLLMCAIYMIAKITNVKMSFKHIIHCYESQPLASRSVCKSVLISGQDTETLLNGNNNNGHPAHGFPTPDSPLSHYPPAQEERVNLIRFYDNIYTGKMHDCADQFDPASGRDTPPLSPYPCQGRGGRASRQSQQVSSSLLIFNSETPGDREEGEDEDGPPAQRLRVAESFLQRRLRSIANDREAQRDRDQLSMSQPDLH; this is encoded by the exons ATGGACAACCGTCCCCATGGTAACCAGGGGCAATCGATGTTTGGCCCGAGTGACCGACTGACCGCTGAGTTCAG GGCCTGCTGCAGAGATCCAACCGACGCGATTGAAACCAGACTGAGATTCATGCTGCAAACATTTCTGCAACACCACAAGGACACgaacaagaacaagaacaacC ATCTAGCAGAAAAGTCCTGCTGTGCGGCAGCAATATGGTATTACAGGATCCTGGAGAACATCCTCAGTCAGGAGAAGGAGAGGCTGGACATCAAGGACGGCTCG gtgtgcgctgcgattggacgacgtcaatccaatcaccatcttcagaggcggaccaggagatgggcagccaatgatgttggagcaaccacacagctgaaaacactcacaggcagacaaacagcaacc gtcCTCCTGGAGCTGGATCTGTTTCAGCGCTGCCTGGTGGCCTGTTGTCTGGAGATTTCCTTATTCTCAAGCAGTCTACCATACGAGTTCCCTCTGCTCCTTCAGGTCCTCACACTGGCTCCTTACCACTTCATCAAG GTGATCGAGCTGGTTCTGCGGGCTGAGAGGTGTCTTCCCCGCGATGTGGTCACACACCTCGCCCAATCAGAAGAGAGAGTTCTGGAGAGTTTGGCCTGGACCACAGACTCCCCGCTGTGGAAAGCCATCAGCGCCAATGAGGGCCATCTGCCCACCTGCCAACAG GTGATGCCTCCTGCAAGAATTGAAGGTCAAAACCAGACAGACTTTCAACCTGACAGAAACCCACCTGGAGACATGTCAGTGGAGTTCAGTTTCGGAGCTGAAGCTTCTTCCAACACTGAAACCAGGCCGCCGAGAAGTAACTCCCTCCACCTGTTCGCTCGCAAG GTGTACATGTTGATGGGGAAGCGTCTCGAGAAGCTTTGTTCCACGCTGGGCATTTCTGAGGAGCTGCGACTGAAGATCTGGACGTGTTTTGAGCACTCTCTGGTTCACTTCACTGACCTCACGAAGGACCGACACCTGGACCAGCTGCTCATGTGCGCCATCTACATGATCGCTAAG ATCACCAATGTGAAGATGTCCTTCAAACACATCATTCATTGCTACGAGTCTCAACCACTTGCAAGCAGAAGT GTCTGCAAAAGTGTGCTGATTTCCGGACAAGACACGGAAACACTTCTCAACGGGAACAACA ATAATGGACACCCTGCTCACGGTTTCCCGACCCCCGACTCACCATTGTCACATTACCCCCCCGCTCAGGAGGAGAGGGTAAATCTGATCCGCTTTTACGACAACATCTACACCGGGAAGATGCACGACTGTGCCGACCAGTTTGACCCAGCCTCTGGA AGAGACACCCCCCCTCTGTCTCCTTACCCCTGtcaggggagaggagggagagcatCTCGTCAAAGCCAGCAGGTCTCCAGCAGCCTCCTCATCTTCAACTCAGAGACCCCTGGAGACCGAGAAGAAGGGGAGGATGAAGATGGTCCTCCAGCTCAGAGGCTTCGTGTTGCCGAGTCATTCTTGCAGAGGCGACTCAGGAGTATAGCGAATGATCGCGAGGCTCAAAGAGACCGGGACCAACTGTCCATGTCACAGCCTGACCTGCACtaa
- the LOC117441003 gene encoding retinoblastoma-like protein 1 isoform X3 has translation MDNRPHGNQGQSMFGPSDRLTAEFRACCRDPTDAIETRLRFMLQTFLQHHKDTNKNKNNHLAEKSCCAAAIWYYRILENILSQEKERLDIKDGSVLLELDLFQRCLVACCLEISLFSSSLPYEFPLLLQVLTLAPYHFIKVIELVLRAERCLPRDVVTHLAQSEERVLESLAWTTDSPLWKAISANEGHLPTCQQVMPPARIEGQNQTDFQPDRNPPGDMSVEFSFGAEASSNTETRPPRSNSLHLFARKVYMLMGKRLEKLCSTLGISEELRLKIWTCFEHSLVHFTDLTKDRHLDQLLMCAIYMIAKITNVKMSFKHIIHCYESQPLASRSVCKSVLISGQDTETLLNGNNNNGHPAHGFPTPDSPLSHYPPAQEERVNLIRFYDNIYTGKMHDCADQFDPASGRDTPPLSPYPCQGRGGRASRQSQQVSSSLLIFNSETPGDREEGEDEDGPPAQRLRVAESFLQRRLRSIANDREAQRDRDQLSMSQPDLH, from the exons ATGGACAACCGTCCCCATGGTAACCAGGGGCAATCGATGTTTGGCCCGAGTGACCGACTGACCGCTGAGTTCAG GGCCTGCTGCAGAGATCCAACCGACGCGATTGAAACCAGACTGAGATTCATGCTGCAAACATTTCTGCAACACCACAAGGACACgaacaagaacaagaacaacC ATCTAGCAGAAAAGTCCTGCTGTGCGGCAGCAATATGGTATTACAGGATCCTGGAGAACATCCTCAGTCAGGAGAAGGAGAGGCTGGACATCAAGGACGGCTCG gtcCTCCTGGAGCTGGATCTGTTTCAGCGCTGCCTGGTGGCCTGTTGTCTGGAGATTTCCTTATTCTCAAGCAGTCTACCATACGAGTTCCCTCTGCTCCTTCAGGTCCTCACACTGGCTCCTTACCACTTCATCAAG GTGATCGAGCTGGTTCTGCGGGCTGAGAGGTGTCTTCCCCGCGATGTGGTCACACACCTCGCCCAATCAGAAGAGAGAGTTCTGGAGAGTTTGGCCTGGACCACAGACTCCCCGCTGTGGAAAGCCATCAGCGCCAATGAGGGCCATCTGCCCACCTGCCAACAG GTGATGCCTCCTGCAAGAATTGAAGGTCAAAACCAGACAGACTTTCAACCTGACAGAAACCCACCTGGAGACATGTCAGTGGAGTTCAGTTTCGGAGCTGAAGCTTCTTCCAACACTGAAACCAGGCCGCCGAGAAGTAACTCCCTCCACCTGTTCGCTCGCAAG GTGTACATGTTGATGGGGAAGCGTCTCGAGAAGCTTTGTTCCACGCTGGGCATTTCTGAGGAGCTGCGACTGAAGATCTGGACGTGTTTTGAGCACTCTCTGGTTCACTTCACTGACCTCACGAAGGACCGACACCTGGACCAGCTGCTCATGTGCGCCATCTACATGATCGCTAAG ATCACCAATGTGAAGATGTCCTTCAAACACATCATTCATTGCTACGAGTCTCAACCACTTGCAAGCAGAAGT GTCTGCAAAAGTGTGCTGATTTCCGGACAAGACACGGAAACACTTCTCAACGGGAACAACA ATAATGGACACCCTGCTCACGGTTTCCCGACCCCCGACTCACCATTGTCACATTACCCCCCCGCTCAGGAGGAGAGGGTAAATCTGATCCGCTTTTACGACAACATCTACACCGGGAAGATGCACGACTGTGCCGACCAGTTTGACCCAGCCTCTGGA AGAGACACCCCCCCTCTGTCTCCTTACCCCTGtcaggggagaggagggagagcatCTCGTCAAAGCCAGCAGGTCTCCAGCAGCCTCCTCATCTTCAACTCAGAGACCCCTGGAGACCGAGAAGAAGGGGAGGATGAAGATGGTCCTCCAGCTCAGAGGCTTCGTGTTGCCGAGTCATTCTTGCAGAGGCGACTCAGGAGTATAGCGAATGATCGCGAGGCTCAAAGAGACCGGGACCAACTGTCCATGTCACAGCCTGACCTGCACtaa